The segment AGTTGGCACTTCAATAGTTCGTTACATTATTATGTAAGCGCATGTATTTTCTATGCTAATTGGGAGCTATTAACTGTGGTcctagtaaatttttattaatttttttcaaattgttgTATTTTCGATATCTTTTAGAGATTTTCTTTTTGGGTATGTAAAAACTGAGATCTCTTAATAAATCAGTGAACGACAATGAATGTTATACATGAAACAATGTAggtactatatataataagagaaAAACGAACttaccattttaaaatattgttttcaaaaaatactGTTCTAGTATagacaaaattttgtatttatcctaagcataataaaaacatatattaggATAGATAATGcagaaattaaagattttcttaACTTGGGATAataagtaacatttatttggtataaaaaaattagaaaatataatttagtttcttGTTAACAACTTGgctatgacaaaaaatatttaataactattatgtACCGTAAATCTATTGAGCGTTTTCGGGTTGGGGAGGAGCGGTGGCGAGATAAGCCAAGGCGCGTTGAATAGCTTCCGGGATTGGTGGTGATGTGGGCAAATGAGCGCCTTGTGGCTGGTAGCCGTTTTCATCAGCTATGTATGAAAGCTGGATGTTGCTGCCATCCTCACTTGGGTACTGGAATTGGCCTTGAACCTCCAAAGCTTCAACATCCCCAACCTTTTTCAAGTCTCCCTTCTGGTCAGCGCTAATTCCGTTTCCAGTTTCAAAGGAGTACTGGTATGATCCGTCTCCATTTACTTCACTGTCTTGGCGGAGGATTGGGATTGGCTCAGTGGGTGCTTGAGGGGCAGCTACCACGACTGCGGCAAAAAGGGCTACCAAAACCTGAAATAtcacacataatttttttcttgtaataatatataacatttataaacagaCGGCTgcttaaataacttttcaattaatatcacTTCActgctaaaatattatatacacttaAACACTTACGAtggatttcatttttatttttggatacTAGATGTAACGAGAGATGTTACTGTTTATTGACTGATACTGTCATATCCtgataatttaagtatttatagtaGCTTCTAGTTGACCACCTCCCTGCATTCCTTATTTAGCAATGCTCGATGTCGCAAAATCTATGAAATAAGTAAACAGTTGATGCATTACCTCAAGGTATGTATGCCCAGTCGGTTTGCTCACGTAATACCTGTCAACAAAGCTAACGGATTCTCATTTGTTCAGTATTGACCTTAAAGCAAGTTTGTGTGCATTTGTTGATCACACAATTTATTAGTACATCATTACACAAACTTTTTACCATCTGCTCATCATTATCCAATTTCATAATAGCACATGCCTATATCTTATGCTGCGCTAATTTAAAGACAATTTGCGCCATGTTATTACTGCCGCGACTAATTTAAGCGAACTTGCTTCTTTCGGCTTCAATGTCGTACAATGATttgtatattatgaaattattatattaatcatatatgGTCCACCAATTACACATTAattcaattgttatttaaattgactaaatacaaatatgtattttagaaTAGGGTTGAGATGGCCACATTATAACGATGTTCCTTTATTAcacgaattatatatatgaataaatttaagctTAGTTGACTGGATatcatttatgtttaaatttaaattttaatatatttctgtgaAAATACTTCATGCTCTTTAATATTCATCTATACAAGTAATAATTACAActtttttcacataatattagagcttttttaattataattgacttTGTCATTACACGcataagataaatttttatacggACTAAGTggaaaatgtacatttttattaacaaatatatttttcattcagatAGAGATTGAGATATCGATATAATTATCGATATCTTAAACTCTCCTTAAAGTAATTACAATCAGTCAAGTTGTTACGTCATTCTTTATACAAGGACACTCTGATGTGAAGCATACTCTACATTATGCAATATAATCAATCTTATGAATAGGTATTCAAACAACAAAGGATTTCTCTGAAATATAGTTATGTAAACGACATTGTATTGTAGGCAGTTTTATTCAATAGAATGACTTCAGGCGAATTTGGTTGCATTAACTACGATTGGGAGTAGTCACCAaatgatgtatgtatatgataaTTCGATGAAGTCATGTGACATTTTAAAGAtttgctaataaaataaatatgtacacataagaattttgtataacataTTGTGTTGCTCTATCGGGCCGTTTTAAAATCAACTGTCAAAGCAAACTTCAGTATTGCGTCCTATCAAGAAATGAAAGGTTACTGTCATGTTTCGTATCAccaacttttttattgttacatgcTATGAAAGAAAAGATACGCCTTTAgcggaataaaataattcgtttTCTATACAGCAACGGTATTAGTACcttttgaaatgttatattaaagtacaATTATGTAAAAACGGAACTTTTGAgatgaatgaataaataaatggtcataaataataataaagttaacagaaaatatatattttttatatgaattaattaaattactatcaaaactattataatgaatttatagaaaatatcatattactcAATGGAATTTGTAAACGCCAATACTAAAAAACGAGTTCAATATATCAAAACGGTTTTTATAGCAGGACAAATACTCTTttgttaattagttttaataggaaattgtattttttaacaattaaaattcaatgacATTtgcataaataattctatagttTCAGtgtaacatttttcattatatttcattttcactTCATTCTACTTTGAAACTATTTCAGTATAATTGTGTTATCTCTCTTTCTGTATCCCACCAGTAACGTATAATAGTGAATCAACCATTTTATCAAATTCCAGTCTTTTAAATACGATAACGTAAAAAAACGTAGTAATAACATtgtatgacatatatatatacatatatatatatatatatatatatatatatatataatgatattgaaTAGCAAAATCCTATAATTTTggtcataattatttaacaattaaccaatattaaaaaaattaaataaaaactttattttttttcatcatattaaagaaaaaggtTAAAAGGTTAAAACCAACGTTGTATTTTTTCAACGCAATGACATGAAATGTAAGCGAAACCAAAGACAttggtttttatattgattacatGAATACAGAAGAAAAAttagcataaaataataaaaaagaaataaaaatcccTAACGATCTCAGTTTGaccataaaaacatttttacacttaattctaacatttttcattctcagtaattaattatttaagtttttaattaagtatttaagaAGAAAACTAGGAACGAGcttggaacaaaaaaaatatcattacctttataattttaattatttcaactgtatattttaaacctaaaaaaaaaacgaatatttttcggattatactacagatattttattattttaaaaaactacatactccagacgtttcggttacagTGACCTtgacacatctcgtctgttcgtgatcacggttgctgcaaagtaaccgaaacgtcgggagtatttagttttttaaaataataaaaaacgcgtagtaatccgaaaaacattagttttaaatctcactatttatttaaactgtacaaaaaatatacgacaCCCTGTTACTGTTTACCCTTACAATAGTGATATACTGTTGACAAATAAGGTATCGGACTAATTAAAATGGCACATGTTACAGGTAATTCCTTTTTGGTCAACAATAGCTCCGTCGATcagaattttaaacttttaattgtaatagttcctttatttttaacttaaccattcattatttataagtttttattaaaaatgaattatttattaactcaacatagttatattataatgtcatcTATAATATACCTTGATTACCCAAATGCCATGTATgtatcttattaattatttaacatacaaatatattcaatcGTTAAATTGTGTGATGTAATCCTTAACTATATATCAACCttacaatattcaaattatttagtcCATTTGACATATTGGTTTAAAACAAAGGTCGGTCAGATAAAGATATTCAGACTATTatgatgaatgaaaaaaaaaatatcaataaatttacgaTAAACGATTAACTTCTGTTGTGAGGCTTATAATGATGACGCTCGACCTTGACACGGACGGGGAAAGTGAACTAACCAGTATTGGGCAAGCAGAGATGCGTTCACGATCCGGTCGCATGTTTCGGCCagacttttatatttcatatcgaTAAGGATCTCTAATATAACTATGACGAATTGCTTTTGCTTTCGCACACAAATTTTGTTAGCGtctaaatctttatattttgtactatGTATGTTAaccaaatttttcataatatcatTAACTTGTTGGTTGCAATTTGTGTGAAGCATATTCtgtaataataacacaaatctaatattacattatttaatggtcactttaaaatacttaacaatacataatttaagtctaaatatattttataaaatgacaacCTTTATAGAGCCTCAATATgatgaaattttaagttataataactcAGAATGGTCTGTTTTTGACAGGTTCTTGGTTTTGAGGGGGCAAGGTTGCGAGATAGTCTAAAGCTTTTTGAATATCCACAGGAATCGAAGGAGGAGTTGGGAGATGAGCTCCTTGTGGCTGGAAACCGTTTTCATCAGCTACGTACTGCAGTTCTATgatctataaaaaaagtatataacttggaaaaatattttttttataattttacattaatacatagaatattttgttgttataaaagcGCCTTGTGTATTAAGAATTCATTGTGggtattaatgttttgttataagcGCAGGCGCAACAGAAAGCTAGCCTTCTATTAGGTAAGCCCTgcaactaaataaattagcatcaaagtattatattagtatataagacTGAAAATGCTGTACTAAATTTTCTTGTAGCGTATTTTATCaagaaatacataatatatctaAAACGAGTTATAAGTCGTTGATAagcatacattaaattaaatttaatattgaataaagcaactttaaaatttaaattgcttgAACTCACCTGACCATCAGGTGCCGTATACTTGTACTGTCCTTGAACGGATTGGGTCTCTTGTTCAGGGATACCGAGATTCTTTATGTACCCAGACTCCTCGGCAGAAATACCGTTGCCAGTTTcataactgaaaatattttaaatattatctataaaaatattaataatttctataatcttctttttttattgtggcaattaacattttcaaatctGTGGTCACAATATTATCACAATGTTCGTAAAcgtaaaactataattaaagcTACATTAAAAAAGTGTGCATTGAAAAAAACTAGTAGGATTGTTATTCATAGTGTCCTtaacatcatatttatttattttaagaaacttgttgctatgaataaaatatttttcataaaagaaGGAGGTTCTCAATTCgtctgaattattttattttatttttgttacctcaTAAATTTCGACTGGCCAAagcgattttaattattttttaacacagtTTTTAGAGATAAAACTTAttgagcaaaataaaaaacatatttaagtattataagagagaaatatttgttaacatGAAATTTCTTTCTTACTTCCATTTGTATGATCCATCCGGATTGATTATCTGTTCCTGGCGTACTATGGGGATAGGTTCCGTTGTATGATATTGTTGTTGAAGGTACGACGGTTGCAAGTCACTGACATCTGCTGCAACTGCTGCTGCGGCAAGGGCTAATAGCAACTGTAAAAGAACACTaacattactatatattaacttcagagtgttcattaaaatgaacaaaCTTTCAAATCGTATAGATCAAAAGTACTCGATCTATTCACTCACAATGCATTTCATTTTggattaaaagttttttcaagTTGAATACTTGCAAAATGTGAGGAGAAGAGTGATGCACTTCGGATTATCCCCatgtatatatacagattttttacattacaCA is part of the Danaus plexippus chromosome 11, MEX_DaPlex, whole genome shotgun sequence genome and harbors:
- the LOC116765482 gene encoding endocuticle structural glycoprotein SgAbd-8-like, with product MKSIVLVALFAAVVVAAPQAPTEPIPILRQDSEVNGDGSYQYSFETGNGISADQKGDLKKVGDVEALEVQGQFQYPSEDGSNIQLSYIADENGYQPQGAHLPTSPPIPEAIQRALAYLATAPPQPENAQ
- the LOC116765490 gene encoding endocuticle structural glycoprotein ABD-4-like, whose translation is MKCILLLALAAAAVAADVSDLQPSYLQQQYHTTEPIPIVRQEQIINPDGSYKWNYETGNGISAEESGYIKNLGIPEQETQSVQGQYKYTAPDGQIIELQYVADENGFQPQGAHLPTPPSIPVDIQKALDYLATLPPQNQEPVKNRPF